One Bradyrhizobium zhanjiangense DNA segment encodes these proteins:
- a CDS encoding 2Fe-2S iron-sulfur cluster-binding protein, which yields MKVMIYDQEGTLTVLDEPSAKTLMQAIREGGLNITAQCGGCASCGTCHVYVDEAWFARLEPVSETEDAMLELAEDRKENSRLSCQIELSAELDGLTVTLAPSAGFG from the coding sequence ATGAAGGTAATGATTTACGACCAAGAGGGCACGTTAACCGTACTCGATGAGCCGAGCGCGAAAACTCTAATGCAGGCGATTCGTGAGGGGGGACTGAACATAACAGCGCAGTGTGGAGGCTGTGCGTCCTGCGGGACTTGCCATGTGTACGTGGATGAAGCCTGGTTCGCTAGACTCGAGCCTGTCAGCGAAACCGAAGACGCGATGTTGGAGCTCGCCGAGGACCGCAAAGAGAACTCGCGGCTTTCCTGTCAGATCGAGCTCTCCGCCGAATTGGACGGGTTGACAGTAACGCTGGCACCTAGTGCCGGATTCGGATAG
- a CDS encoding ABC transporter permease subunit: protein MTLTELLLLSFGMPKWTLANFLRIGDNPAYIVVLRNTLEIGVTVTALSFVLSYPIAYSLATGGPVLRTFLMVAVVLPYFTSVLARTFSWVVLLGRNGIVSQIMLELGWVSQPVPMLYNRFGVIVGMTHVIMPLMILPMLTVMASIDQKLLRAARANGASPIAAFLTIFLPLSLPGVVAGVLLAFICCLGFYVTPALLGGLSDVMITMEISAQVVDLLNWNFASALSMVLLVTVLIFLWIGSPFFPIEQPLGFSDDKVGSKAIGRRQLGTHWLMGGGSVANALDRWLPSMGGRGVPIFAGFLAVQLLLPVLIVAYLSFSASSYFVFPVPSYSLRNYQTYLSDPLWLRATFVSIRIALMAAGMATGMLAFGLSRGGIRGRGAMIALVLSPIILPTIVVAVATYFVLVRAGLQGTEFGLALGHAVHAIPFVVVIVVANLRDLNPTYVPPAALAPVLWSPSAPSSCRSSCRRSSSPPSSPS, encoded by the coding sequence ATGACGCTGACGGAGCTTCTATTGCTCTCATTCGGGATGCCAAAGTGGACCCTGGCGAATTTCCTGCGGATTGGTGACAATCCTGCCTACATTGTTGTGTTGCGGAACACGCTGGAGATCGGCGTAACTGTGACGGCGCTCAGCTTCGTGCTCAGCTACCCGATCGCCTACTCTCTCGCAACAGGCGGACCAGTGCTGCGCACGTTTCTGATGGTTGCAGTCGTGCTACCCTATTTCACGAGCGTTCTAGCGCGGACCTTCTCGTGGGTCGTCCTCCTCGGACGCAACGGCATCGTCAGCCAGATAATGCTCGAACTCGGCTGGGTCTCGCAGCCGGTTCCGATGCTCTACAACCGATTCGGTGTGATCGTCGGTATGACTCACGTGATCATGCCGCTAATGATCTTGCCGATGCTGACGGTCATGGCGAGCATAGATCAAAAGCTGCTACGAGCTGCGAGGGCGAACGGCGCGAGCCCAATCGCCGCCTTCCTCACAATATTTCTGCCGCTCAGCCTTCCGGGTGTCGTCGCGGGGGTACTGCTGGCGTTTATCTGCTGTCTGGGCTTTTACGTCACGCCCGCACTACTCGGTGGTCTGTCGGATGTCATGATCACAATGGAGATTAGCGCTCAGGTCGTTGATTTGCTCAACTGGAACTTCGCTTCCGCTCTTTCCATGGTTCTCCTGGTAACGGTCCTAATTTTCTTATGGATCGGCTCGCCTTTTTTTCCGATTGAGCAGCCTTTGGGATTCTCTGATGACAAGGTCGGATCGAAAGCCATTGGCCGGCGCCAACTCGGCACCCACTGGTTGATGGGGGGCGGCTCTGTGGCAAACGCGCTTGACCGCTGGCTCCCCTCCATGGGAGGCCGAGGTGTTCCGATTTTTGCAGGCTTCCTGGCAGTACAGCTTCTGCTGCCGGTACTGATTGTTGCGTATTTGTCATTCAGCGCTTCGTCCTACTTCGTCTTCCCGGTGCCGAGCTACTCGTTGCGCAACTATCAAACCTATCTTTCCGATCCGCTCTGGCTCCGCGCCACTTTCGTTAGCATCCGTATTGCACTCATGGCGGCGGGCATGGCGACCGGCATGCTCGCCTTCGGCTTATCGCGCGGTGGCATTCGCGGTCGCGGCGCGATGATCGCCCTTGTTCTCTCGCCGATCATTTTGCCGACCATTGTAGTAGCGGTCGCGACTTATTTCGTGCTGGTGCGAGCAGGGCTTCAAGGTACGGAATTCGGTTTAGCACTTGGTCACGCGGTTCACGCCATCCCCTTCGTGGTGGTGATCGTCGTTGCCAATTTGCGCGACCTCAACCCGACGTACGTGCCGCCCGCAGCCTTGGCGCCGGTCCTCTGGTCACCTTCCGCACCATCATCGTGCCGCTCGTCATGTCGGCGCTCATCGTCGCCGCCTTCTTCGCCTTCCTGA
- a CDS encoding ABC transporter substrate-binding protein, translating to MNKRIARFSRRGFLAGVAGVIAAPTVLKTSAVADESNSLAVTGLGGSWQEAYTKNVTKPFSDETGISIRFVPSPGINKIKAMQLTGNIGIDVYTCTDAEAAFGSKQGFWEKLDPSLFNSNDLVVPPKDDAVAEYLYTAGIGWDPSRFGPGKHPATFGDFYDIKKFPGRRALNKSPNGTLEAALLADGVTPKEMYPLDLDRAFKMLDRLKPSIATWSSNATQSSSLLQTGEVDFSITFPSRVRPTTEPGGGVPLAFSFDQVTLSKAFNVVVKGTPNKANAMKFIAYTLRPEVQARLQNEAVLTPVSKKAMTMLSTAALKWQPDLTNPNNLIVNETYWADNLDAVNKRLLNWILT from the coding sequence ATGAACAAACGCATTGCAAGATTTTCACGCCGTGGCTTCCTTGCAGGAGTGGCCGGGGTGATTGCAGCGCCGACGGTACTCAAGACCTCGGCCGTGGCCGACGAGTCCAATTCGCTTGCAGTCACAGGATTGGGCGGGAGTTGGCAAGAAGCCTACACCAAGAACGTCACTAAGCCTTTCAGCGATGAAACGGGAATTAGTATTAGGTTCGTGCCAAGTCCTGGCATCAACAAAATTAAGGCAATGCAGCTTACGGGCAATATCGGAATTGACGTTTATACCTGCACCGACGCGGAGGCCGCTTTTGGGTCGAAGCAAGGATTCTGGGAAAAGCTTGACCCTTCCTTGTTTAATTCGAACGACCTAGTTGTTCCTCCAAAAGACGACGCTGTCGCCGAATATCTCTACACCGCAGGTATTGGATGGGATCCCAGCAGATTTGGCCCCGGAAAACATCCAGCTACCTTTGGTGATTTCTACGACATAAAGAAGTTTCCAGGGCGCCGCGCGCTTAACAAGTCACCTAACGGGACATTGGAGGCAGCTCTGCTAGCCGACGGGGTGACTCCAAAGGAAATGTACCCTTTGGATTTGGACCGGGCCTTCAAAATGCTCGACCGACTCAAGCCCAGCATCGCCACCTGGTCGTCGAATGCCACTCAATCATCCTCTCTTCTGCAGACTGGCGAAGTCGACTTCAGTATTACCTTTCCGAGTCGAGTAAGACCGACGACGGAACCCGGGGGCGGAGTGCCACTCGCGTTCTCGTTTGATCAGGTCACGCTTTCCAAGGCTTTCAATGTCGTCGTCAAGGGCACGCCGAATAAGGCAAACGCGATGAAATTCATCGCGTACACGCTCCGACCGGAAGTTCAAGCGCGCCTACAAAATGAAGCTGTGTTGACGCCCGTGTCCAAAAAGGCCATGACGATGTTGTCGACGGCGGCTCTGAAATGGCAACCGGATCTGACCAACCCCAATAACCTCATCGTCAACGAGACGTATTGGGCGGACAATTTGGATGCAGTCAACAAGCGCCTCCTAAATTGGATACTAACCTGA
- the tnpA gene encoding IS66-like element accessory protein TnpA — protein MSKDSRRDGDKDRHTPILEDGADTLQRVEIITGIGRRRRWSTDAKGAIVAESFAPGASVSAVARRHDISPSLLFLWRRQTTRAKVADRLAGDVPAGFVPVAITGCRGTLPSCEEQAAIEIEVGAVRIRVRGTVDRRALCEVLAAVGTVGR, from the coding sequence ATGTCAAAGGATAGTCGTAGGGATGGCGATAAGGATAGGCATACGCCTATCCTCGAAGACGGCGCCGATACGCTGCAACGTGTCGAGATCATCACCGGGATCGGCCGGCGCCGGCGCTGGTCGACCGATGCGAAGGGGGCGATTGTCGCGGAGAGTTTTGCGCCTGGTGCAAGCGTATCCGCGGTGGCGCGGCGACATGACATCAGCCCAAGCCTGTTGTTTCTGTGGCGTCGTCAAACGACACGGGCGAAGGTCGCGGATCGCTTGGCCGGAGACGTACCAGCTGGCTTTGTGCCGGTCGCGATCACCGGCTGCAGGGGCACATTGCCGTCGTGCGAGGAGCAGGCGGCGATCGAGATCGAGGTCGGCGCGGTTCGCATCCGCGTCAGGGGGACGGTCGACCGGCGGGCGCTGTGCGAGGTGCTGGCCGCAGTCGGGACGGTTGGCCGATGA
- a CDS encoding FAD-dependent oxidoreductase yields the protein MRQRLLIVGGSYAACELASQARESGYGEAITIVSEEPELPYHRPPLSKAHLKSSSEGTMPLKAESFYSANSVDLELRFELSLKVGDGGSWKGGISWGCLTPPLLHRRSDMRCPKITSSS from the coding sequence ATGCGTCAACGGTTGCTGATTGTCGGCGGTTCCTATGCCGCATGTGAACTTGCGTCACAAGCACGCGAGAGCGGATACGGTGAAGCCATAACTATTGTGAGTGAGGAGCCGGAGCTGCCCTATCACCGGCCGCCGCTCTCAAAGGCTCACCTGAAGTCCTCGTCCGAAGGGACAATGCCTCTCAAAGCGGAGAGCTTTTATTCAGCTAACAGCGTCGATCTCGAATTGCGCTTCGAGCTATCGCTGAAAGTTGGTGACGGCGGGAGTTGGAAAGGCGGCATATCGTGGGGGTGCTTGACGCCTCCACTTCTCCACCGAAGGAGCGATATGCGGTGTCCAAAGATAACATCATCAAGCTGA
- a CDS encoding IS3 family transposase (programmed frameshift), giving the protein MKRARFTEEQIIAVLKEHEAGAKTADLARKHGVSEATIYNWKAKFGGMDVSEAKRLRALEEENAKLKKLLAEQMLDAAALRELLFKKMVGPAAKRAAVAHLQAVMSLSERRACSIVGADRKMIRYRFSRPPNAVLRGRLRDLANERRRFGYRRLFVLLRREGEPSGINRIYRLYREEGLTVRKRRARRKAVRTRAPILVEARPNARWSLDFVHDQFANGRRFRILNIVDDVTKECLGAIPETSISGRRVARELTAIVERRGKPGMIVSDHGTEFTCNAMLAWCKDAAIDWHFIAPGKPMQNGFVESFNGRMRDELLNETLFFDLVDARAKIANWVADYNLQRPHSSLKYLTPAAYAAHLTATDDRLRNPDQLRRSSVAPSAPLGVQNLKTLTAAG; this is encoded by the exons ATGAAGCGAGCAAGGTTCACGGAAGAGCAGATTATCGCGGTATTGAAGGAGCATGAGGCTGGGGCGAAGACAGCCGACCTGGCTCGCAAGCACGGTGTTTCCGAGGCGACGATCTACAATTGGAAGGCCAAATTCGGCGGCATGGACGTTTCCGAAGCGAAGCGGCTGAGGGCCTTGGAAGAGGAGAACGCGAAGCTGAAGAAGCTTCTGGCCGAGCAGATGCTCGATGCGGCCGCACTTCGCGAGCTCCTTT TCAAAAAAATGGTAGGGCCCGCCGCCAAGCGCGCTGCGGTCGCGCATCTGCAGGCCGTCATGAGCCTGTCGGAACGGCGGGCCTGCTCGATTGTGGGGGCGGATCGGAAGATGATCCGCTATCGCTTCAGCCGCCCGCCGAACGCAGTTCTGCGTGGCCGATTGCGCGATCTCGCCAACGAGCGGCGGCGTTTCGGCTATCGCCGGTTGTTCGTCCTGCTGCGGCGGGAGGGCGAGCCCTCGGGGATCAACCGGATCTACCGGCTTTACCGCGAGGAAGGGCTCACCGTCCGCAAACGGCGGGCTCGCCGCAAGGCCGTGCGGACCCGTGCCCCGATCCTGGTCGAGGCGAGGCCGAACGCGCGCTGGTCGCTGGACTTCGTCCACGACCAGTTCGCCAATGGCCGACGCTTCCGCATCCTCAACATCGTCGACGACGTCACCAAGGAATGCCTGGGCGCCATTCCGGAGACGTCGATCTCGGGGCGGCGCGTGGCCCGCGAACTGACGGCAATCGTCGAGCGACGCGGCAAGCCAGGAATGATCGTGTCCGACCATGGCACCGAATTCACCTGCAACGCCATGCTCGCTTGGTGCAAGGACGCAGCCATCGATTGGCACTTCATTGCGCCGGGAAAGCCGATGCAGAACGGCTTCGTCGAGAGTTTCAATGGCCGGATGCGCGATGAGCTACTCAACGAGACCCTGTTCTTCGATCTCGTTGACGCCCGCGCCAAGATCGCCAACTGGGTCGCCGACTACAATCTCCAGCGTCCCCACTCGTCGCTGAAATACCTGACCCCCGCGGCCTACGCCGCCCACCTCACCGCAACGGACGATCGGCTGCGCAACCCCGACCAGCTCCGCCGATCGTCCGTTGCTCCATCCGCGCCACTTGGCGTACAAAACCTCAAGACTCTAACTGCCGCTGGATGA
- a CDS encoding cytochrome P450 has product MPRYRDKHVIPVINDAIDRFASRGSAELVRELADEVPSRVMGSLFDLPWRGDALMANIFRWHRDIVACVGMKYTGEQLTRKAKAASDELNQVLLPRVLERRGNRGDDFISWFWSRAEEEYGEVGVEVVLAHTRELALGAGETTANAIANTIYLLLSEPAVRETVTKDQEGALSALVEETLRLDHSSGGSEMPIETCRWPAQ; this is encoded by the coding sequence ATGCCCCGATATCGTGACAAGCATGTCATCCCTGTCATCAACGACGCAATCGATCGTTTCGCCAGCAGGGGGAGCGCCGAGCTGGTCCGTGAGCTTGCAGACGAAGTGCCGAGCCGGGTCATGGGATCGCTTTTCGACCTTCCCTGGAGGGGCGACGCTCTGATGGCCAATATCTTCCGGTGGCATAGGGATATCGTGGCTTGCGTCGGCATGAAATACACCGGCGAGCAATTGACGCGGAAGGCGAAGGCTGCGTCCGACGAGTTGAACCAGGTTCTCCTGCCGCGGGTACTCGAGCGAAGGGGTAACCGGGGGGATGACTTTATCAGCTGGTTTTGGTCGCGAGCCGAGGAGGAATACGGTGAAGTCGGTGTAGAAGTCGTCTTGGCGCATACGAGAGAGTTGGCCCTTGGCGCGGGTGAAACAACCGCGAATGCCATTGCCAATACGATTTATCTACTCTTGTCTGAACCCGCGGTGCGCGAGACGGTGACCAAAGATCAGGAAGGTGCTCTTAGCGCGCTCGTCGAAGAGACATTGCGGCTGGATCACTCCAGTGGCGGTTCAGAAATGCCAATCGAGACGTGTCGCTGGCCGGCACAATGA
- a CDS encoding ABC transporter permease has translation MIVPLVMSALIVAAFFAFLTSFDDVVYVLFLGIGRLTTLPMRMWEGIRQDINPTIAAVATLQMVFAATVIVVSAVLGRGKTTR, from the coding sequence ATCATCGTGCCGCTCGTCATGTCGGCGCTCATCGTCGCCGCCTTCTTCGCCTTCCTGACTTCGTTCGACGACGTCGTCTACGTGCTATTCCTCGGTATCGGAAGGCTGACCACATTGCCCATGCGAATGTGGGAAGGGATCAGGCAGGATATAAACCCCACCATTGCGGCCGTGGCCACACTGCAGATGGTGTTCGCAGCGACTGTGATTGTTGTGAGTGCCGTGCTGGGGCGCGGCAAGACTACCCGATGA
- a CDS encoding polyamine ABC transporter substrate-binding protein, giving the protein MNKRFTKLSRRTFLAGATLLAAPTVLGARRAAAKSDSVTISNFGGSYQDASIKAVYDPFTQETGIKVNITPWPGLDKVKAMQLTGNIQMDVFIGSSNDSASGSKKGFWESLDPSLFDAPDMVIKPDSDYVTFETYAQGVAWDPAKYSQGKHPATFVEFFDMQRFPGRRSCPKKPGMLELALLADGVAAQDIYPLDLNRAFRKLDSIKSNIVWADNTPQTISLLQTGEVDFGISFNNRVKPTTEPGGGVPLAFSFEQCVIASDCLSILKGAPNKENAIKLISYYLRPEVQARFFNMVPLAPVSKMAATMLSPETRKWQPDSSKPNNLVVDAVYWVDKYDAVMRRFLEWTMT; this is encoded by the coding sequence ATGAACAAGCGTTTCACAAAATTATCACGCCGCACCTTCCTTGCCGGCGCCACCCTCCTTGCAGCGCCGACGGTGCTCGGGGCTCGACGTGCTGCGGCCAAATCCGATTCAGTAACGATTTCCAATTTTGGTGGATCTTATCAAGATGCCAGCATTAAAGCGGTGTACGATCCATTCACTCAGGAAACGGGAATCAAGGTCAACATTACCCCTTGGCCGGGACTCGACAAGGTCAAGGCTATGCAGCTCACGGGTAATATCCAAATGGATGTTTTTATAGGTTCAAGCAACGACTCTGCGAGCGGATCCAAGAAGGGCTTCTGGGAGAGTCTGGATCCTTCACTGTTCGATGCCCCGGACATGGTAATTAAGCCGGATAGCGACTACGTCACATTTGAAACGTACGCCCAAGGCGTCGCATGGGATCCGGCGAAATACAGCCAAGGCAAACATCCGGCGACGTTCGTTGAATTCTTCGACATGCAAAGGTTCCCCGGACGCCGCAGTTGTCCAAAAAAACCCGGAATGCTGGAGCTGGCGCTTCTCGCTGACGGCGTTGCGGCGCAGGATATCTATCCTTTGGATTTGAATCGTGCGTTCAGGAAGCTCGATTCGATCAAGTCGAATATTGTATGGGCAGATAACACTCCACAAACGATCTCTTTATTGCAGACTGGAGAGGTCGATTTTGGAATCAGCTTCAACAATCGGGTCAAACCGACGACCGAACCGGGCGGCGGCGTGCCCCTGGCTTTCTCCTTCGAGCAGTGCGTAATTGCTTCCGATTGTCTCTCAATCCTCAAGGGCGCACCCAACAAGGAAAACGCGATCAAATTGATCTCCTATTACCTGCGCCCTGAAGTGCAGGCGAGATTTTTTAATATGGTGCCACTCGCACCGGTATCCAAGATGGCCGCAACGATGTTGTCACCCGAGACGCGCAAATGGCAGCCGGACTCGAGTAAGCCCAACAATCTCGTCGTTGATGCCGTCTACTGGGTGGATAAGTACGATGCGGTAATGCGCCGGTTCCTGGAGTGGACGATGACCTGA
- a CDS encoding TOBE domain-containing protein, which yields MHEGRIRQVSTPQEIYRKPADLFVASFVGEVNLIPAKLRSGIVHGPAGETLPAAQWTGADGDGTLCVRPEHLRLSAGTSGGILGRIVEKTFVGDATIFNFRSESGLQLTSKGLNLSTEATPRIGDAYVASWVANDATILPNSRNGPMGRLAIDLRRDNLGGHSYCGM from the coding sequence ATGCACGAGGGCCGGATTCGGCAGGTCTCTACACCACAGGAGATCTATCGCAAGCCGGCCGACTTGTTCGTGGCAAGTTTCGTCGGTGAGGTCAATCTTATACCCGCCAAACTCAGATCCGGCATCGTCCACGGTCCTGCAGGCGAGACGTTGCCTGCCGCGCAGTGGACCGGTGCGGACGGAGATGGGACGCTTTGTGTGCGGCCCGAGCATTTGCGTCTCTCCGCCGGAACCTCAGGTGGGATACTGGGACGTATTGTTGAAAAGACGTTCGTTGGCGACGCAACGATCTTCAACTTCCGCAGCGAGTCGGGACTACAGCTGACGTCGAAGGGGCTGAACCTGTCCACTGAAGCAACGCCCCGCATTGGCGATGCCTATGTTGCGTCCTGGGTTGCGAATGATGCAACCATTCTCCCGAATAGCCGGAACGGCCCCATGGGGCGATTGGCAATCGACCTACGGCGCGACAATCTGGGTGGACATTCGTATTGCGGCATGTAG
- a CDS encoding ABC transporter permease: MSTIIHDPHSRRYRALGTGLAMVIYMFLLAPLLVAIPMAFGPTNSLTFPTTDYSLDLFRIFLSSPSWLGPLSESLKVALASMAIAMLAGVPAGYWIARHEFMGKGLISGVIMSPLIVPQIVIALGLLLYFSYARISGTTLSIVLGHLMLSLPFVVLMIVAGVNKLDRDLEFGAELMGAGPIRMFLTVVIPQLVPSLVAAAFLAFLMSFDELTISWFLTGPNTVTLPVKMYNELLWELSPVVAAISALLTAISLLVSIVLIALRKETSVEI, encoded by the coding sequence ATGTCCACTATCATTCACGATCCGCACTCGCGTAGATATCGTGCCCTGGGTACCGGCTTGGCGATGGTCATCTATATGTTTCTGCTGGCGCCTCTGCTGGTGGCGATCCCCATGGCATTCGGCCCGACGAATTCGCTGACCTTTCCAACGACGGATTATTCGCTCGACTTGTTCAGAATCTTCCTCAGTTCCCCTAGTTGGCTGGGGCCACTTTCCGAAAGCCTCAAGGTTGCGCTGGCGTCTATGGCGATTGCAATGCTTGCTGGCGTTCCCGCAGGTTACTGGATCGCGCGCCATGAATTTATGGGCAAGGGACTTATTAGCGGCGTCATCATGAGTCCGTTAATCGTCCCCCAGATTGTTATCGCCCTGGGCCTTCTTTTGTACTTCTCCTATGCTCGCATCAGCGGAACGACCCTGTCGATTGTCCTCGGTCATTTGATGCTGTCCTTGCCTTTTGTTGTCCTCATGATTGTGGCCGGAGTGAACAAACTGGATCGCGATCTCGAATTTGGCGCCGAACTCATGGGGGCTGGACCAATACGCATGTTCCTGACTGTCGTGATACCACAACTAGTTCCGTCGCTCGTGGCCGCTGCCTTCCTCGCTTTTCTGATGTCCTTCGATGAATTGACCATTTCCTGGTTTTTGACTGGTCCCAACACGGTCACGCTGCCCGTCAAAATGTACAATGAACTCCTGTGGGAGTTATCGCCAGTGGTCGCCGCCATATCCGCCTTGCTAACAGCAATTTCCCTGCTAGTCAGCATCGTCCTCATCGCATTGAGGAAGGAGACGTCGGTCGAAATTTGA
- the tnpB gene encoding IS66 family insertion sequence element accessory protein TnpB (TnpB, as the term is used for proteins encoded by IS66 family insertion elements, is considered an accessory protein, since TnpC, encoded by a neighboring gene, is a DDE family transposase.) codes for MIGLRPGLSIWIATQPVDFRRGMDSLAMLVSEAFGADPFDGGLYVFRSKRRDRVKILTWDGSGLVLYYKRIEGQFTWPPIKEGVMPLSHTQLSVLLDGSDWKRVPMRVVDQPSRAG; via the coding sequence ATGATCGGGCTGCGACCCGGGTTGTCGATCTGGATTGCGACGCAGCCGGTCGATTTCCGTCGCGGCATGGACTCGCTGGCGATGCTGGTGAGCGAGGCGTTTGGAGCCGATCCGTTCGACGGCGGACTTTATGTCTTCCGCTCCAAGCGCCGGGATCGCGTGAAGATCCTGACCTGGGACGGAAGCGGCCTCGTCCTTTACTACAAGAGAATCGAAGGACAGTTTACTTGGCCGCCGATCAAGGAAGGCGTCATGCCGCTATCTCATACTCAGCTCTCGGTGCTGCTCGATGGCTCAGACTGGAAGCGTGTGCCGATGCGTGTTGTGGATCAGCCATCACGAGCTGGTTGA
- a CDS encoding ABC transporter permease, which produces MNSTSSLRAQAIFMSPATMIAVAIVVPPLLYVLFTSIHGSALSLAEFDAVLTSSLFRNTLSNTLFVTGLSSLLSLLLGFIVALHLSRQPARRRRFLMILVLLPFWTSVLVKCFAFMVILGRDGIVNTVLSWAFQTKVQLPLVFNTVGLMVGMTNYLVPIVVLPVLASLLAIEPAVYRAASIMGAKQARMFWTITVPMSLPGVFAGLLSVVVLSLGAFIVPALLGGPQHMMLSNLVNFYNREVLDWPKACAISIVLCGTVIIFAAPLAFWRGRKV; this is translated from the coding sequence ATGAACTCAACAAGCAGCCTGCGCGCGCAGGCCATATTCATGTCGCCAGCCACTATGATTGCCGTGGCGATCGTGGTGCCGCCGCTTCTGTACGTCCTCTTCACCAGCATCCATGGGTCAGCATTGTCGCTGGCTGAGTTCGATGCCGTTCTGACCAGTAGTTTGTTCAGGAATACGCTGAGCAACACGCTGTTTGTTACCGGCTTGTCGTCATTGCTAAGCTTGCTACTGGGATTCATCGTTGCGTTGCACCTTTCGCGTCAGCCTGCGCGGCGAAGAAGATTCCTGATGATCTTGGTGCTGCTGCCGTTCTGGACCAGCGTGCTGGTCAAATGCTTCGCATTCATGGTTATTCTTGGGCGCGATGGGATCGTCAACACAGTCCTGAGTTGGGCCTTTCAAACAAAAGTCCAGTTGCCGCTTGTCTTCAACACGGTCGGACTCATGGTCGGTATGACCAATTATCTCGTTCCGATCGTCGTCCTGCCGGTTCTCGCCAGCCTGCTTGCGATCGAACCCGCGGTTTACCGCGCGGCCTCGATCATGGGTGCCAAGCAAGCCCGGATGTTCTGGACAATCACAGTGCCCATGAGCCTGCCGGGCGTATTCGCTGGCCTCTTGAGCGTTGTCGTTCTGTCGCTCGGTGCCTTCATCGTCCCCGCCTTGCTGGGTGGGCCGCAGCACATGATGCTATCGAATCTCGTCAACTTCTACAATCGGGAGGTCTTAGACTGGCCGAAGGCCTGCGCAATCAGCATCGTGCTGTGCGGCACGGTCATTATTTTTGCCGCGCCCCTGGCGTTTTGGCGCGGACGTAAGGTCTAG